A portion of the Coturnix japonica isolate 7356 chromosome 4, Coturnix japonica 2.1, whole genome shotgun sequence genome contains these proteins:
- the SHROOM3 gene encoding protein Shroom3 isoform X6: protein MDTYAAKGCTDPCPCLLGPDRVTTDFQPSKPTWPGGVKLRLKNRRSEAPGRPHSWHSTKLSENQPEPSMMQISQGMLGTPWLQSYHSSSSTSDLSGYEHGYLRRSPDQYSSQGSMESLDHSSPGYHPCHLSPAKSTNSIDQLSHLHSKRDSAYSSFSTNSSIPEYAASPFSKEHSCSTDSMHSRSSLPEGMKQADIRYVKTVYDSQRRISEEYEVKSSALLPSSEARASLDGRSHGRLHNFSRNSTAPSWVQPGQGCSDSESKPHKGPPLPPTRSDSYAAIRHHERPSSCSGLDLNKPSRSQMKGSWSPLVSPLSQGPLLKTHFGEGQLHTVVEKSPESSPTMKPKQSYSQPGQPLLPTGVYPVPSPEPHYAQVPQPSASNNGTLFPALAKESGYSPSLPVSYDKGAASSTLDFDENGNQSTTNRSAVFYEPSVVERKHDAAAKLVQQKPHNTAGPEIYLSMSRKEEVLPSHKAAHSNRDTASPAQASKHSFQAPQIQPRDASERKNPYQSREDWEDESQADKNGNVQINERGAATHFQWGHNKSRQYSFSSLQNIPESSRRQSSSEPLENYSSAKLSYLKNSSKEERDHGGQRSNADPQAFVNQDEGKSMAPFHAVEPKYEEIPLQHPKTSDLGRSRLSSSSTQGVLYGKPDPSKSRCSVLEKVSKFEKREQNTHRPQSAGTPSFGQHYGLSRVSQPSNTKSSPNSPEDTRSKLSTLLPSEMNRVSSPSVRNGKLEEADWRCVELQMAASAKQARCNEYYGPCPESEAQIRVAQLPRSKSTFQLGGEPEKEVLWKDNIQDTHGSQLDTPFNRAYRNSIKDAQSRVLRATSFRRISPPFANMPKRAIQRPASAHVGMRSMAASPHTPKERHSVTPTEGSLSALDYSRTPHILRIGGRKRLTAEQKKRSYSEPEKMNEVGISDGEPSPFSFQKKGLHFVFPENTVADRRKIFERDGKASSTVNLSKPELKQLQQNALADYIERKMGKRPSSQDIGLLRERSHSSYLQAGGQDSQSLSSASSMNSLQDQNLFRRRESIERVARTGRVSSTLPPGLTGCFDASVEEQKKGHRDSTIMSRLKTDRCRDYRAKMELTKGTQTDPLCPQGQPCYGKKERSSEAPRKSGKSVSVEDLLDRYDNQQRNACVPVHTRSRSSPTADKKHQDLLRKESSEFGAMVRDPFYVISAGARSFSKQERRHSEKMTFTSYYPHPRHISEIGTGSSTPTENHKVSELSRQESRSSAFVPSPTEARSHYPEQKQGFKSTFLIPPAFSQSSPSTAAQTPSDLQAAGDGQALRQHHAKQDAFAPGGSSTTQAQSVDAVQDRSLEAPAEEVACRRKAGLLQRSLPPRVMWAHSVKDNSLPHSMVPPPAEGPKFSQRWQSLPTQSSTSSDPETPSPQVTTHLRISESCLQLTPPPLLQDDEDDEVFIMPSQPAVTAPAFSPPLPPHPLPEQGSCTSVNGTEEFPPPPPPTALEEYGAAGDKSTRLTEDKVSSFKSFSKALAKREITGLGTNISENNWSFSPSLSKRTNSSPAVDKQHRSATSSERPQSSNGEPVTQSEGNNREPADITRDSENGSADPGTLNTCPPVKTKKKSPEDIKSEALAKEIVHKDKSLADILDPDSKMKTTMDLMEGLFPSGTSFLKENNMKRKMTQKKASRPVAEDNMKEEKEAPVTLVTCPAYYNVSAPKAELLNKIKDLPEEVGEEEDLLDINEKKAELIGSLTHKLEVLKEAKEGLLADIKMNNALGEEVELLISELCKPNEFDKYKMFIGDLDKVVNLLLSLSGRLARVENVLSSLGENANSEERSSLNEKRKLLAGQHEDARELKENLDRRERVVLEILGNYFSEEQLQDYQHFVKMKSALLIEQRELDDKIKLGQEQLKCLMESLPTDFTPRDATAAAALAAALATSAGVNGKTLPAVSSSL, encoded by the exons GGACACATATGCTGCGAAGGGATGCACCGACCCATGTCCCTGCCTGCTCGGTCCAGACCGTGTGACCACTGACTTCCAGCCCAGCAAACCTACGTGGCCAGGAGGAGTTAAGTTAAGGCTGAAGAACAG GCGGAGTGAAGCTCCGGGCCGACCTCACTCCTGGCATTCAACCAAACTTTCAGAGAACCAACCCGAACCCAGCATGATGCAAATATCTCAGGGTATGCTTGGCACCCCTTGGCTTCAGTCCTACCACTCCAG CTCCTCAACCAGCGATCTCTCTGGTTATGAGCATGGCTATCTGAGGAGAAGCCCTGACCAGTACAGTTCCCAGGGCAGCATGGAAAGCTTGGACCACTCCTCCCCTGGCTACCATCCTTGTCACCTGTCCCCAGCCAAATCCACCAACAGCATCGACCAGCTCTCCCACCTGCACAGCAAGAGAGATTCAGCCTACAGCTCCTTCTCTACCAACTCCAGCATTCCTGAGTACGCTGCTTCGCCATTCAGCAAGGAGCACTCCTGCTCCACAGACAGCATGCACTCCCGCAGCAGCCTACCGGAAGGCATGAAGCAAGCTGATATCAGGTATGTTAAGACAGTCTATGATTCCCAGCGAAGGATTTCTGAGGAGTACGAGGTGAAgtcctctgctttgcttccaaGCAGTGAGGCCCGGGCATCACTGGATGGTCGCAGCCATGGCAGGCTCCACAACTTCAGCCGGAACAGCACGGCTCCCTCTTGGGTGCAGCCAGGCCAGGGCTGCTCAGACAGCGAAAGCAAACCCCACAAAGGACCTCCCTTGCCTCCCACTCGCAGCGACAGCTACGCAGCCATCAGGCATCACGAGAGACCCAGCTCATGTTCTGGCCTTGATCTGAACAAGCCTAGCCGAAGCCAGATGAAAGGGTCCTGGTCTCCTCTTGTCAGTCCCCTCTCCCAGGGACCTCTGCTGAAGACCCACTTTGGGGAAGGGCAGCTGCACACAGTGGTGGAAAAGAGCCCAGAGAGCAGCCCCACAATGAAGCCCAAGCAGAGCTATTCCCAGCCagggcagcccctgctgcctACCGGGGTCTACCCAGTTCCTTCTCCAGAGCCACACTATGCCCAGGTACCCCAGCCTTCTGCAAGCAATAATGGAACTCTTTTTCCAGCTCTGGCCAAAGAAAGTGGCTACTCTCCATCTCTTCCAGTCTCATATGACAAaggtgcagccagcagcaccctgGACTTTGATGAGAATGGAAACCAAAGTACTACAAACAGATCAGCTGTTTTCTACGAGCCCTCAGTTGTTGAGAGGAAGCACGATGCCGCAGCAAAACTTGTCCAGCAAAAACCTCATAACACAGCAGGTCCAGAAATCTACTTAAGCATGTCAAGGAAGGAGGAGGTGTTACCCTCtcacaaagcagcacacagtAACCGGGATACTGCAAGTCCTGCACAGGCCTCTAAACACAGCTTTCAAGCCCCACAGATCCAGCCAAGAGATGCGAGTGAGAGAAAAAACCCCTACCAGTCCAGAGAGGACTGGGAAGATGAATCCCAGGCAGACAAAAATGGCAACGTGCAGATAAATGAGAGAGGTGCTGCCACTCACTTCCAGTGGGGTCACAACAAATCTAGGCAGTATAGCTTCTCTTCTTTGCAGAACATCCCTGAGAGCTCCAGGAGgcaaagcagctctgagccATTAGAAAATTATTCCAGTGCCAAGCTGTCCTacttgaaaaacagcagcaaggaggagAGGGATCACGGGGGGCAACGGAGCAATGCAGACCCACAGGCCTTTGTGAACCAGGATGAGGGCAAGAGCATGGCCCCGTTCCATGCTGTTGAGCCAAAATACGAGGAAATCCCTTTGCAGCACCCAAAGACCTCTGATCTTGGGAGAAGCCGGCTCAGCTCTAGCAGCACCCAAGGTGTTCTTTATGGCAAACCAGATCCCAGCAAGTCTCGCTGCTCTGTGCTAGAGAAGGTCAGCAAGTTTGAGAAGCGAGAGCAGAACACTCACCGGCCCCAGAGTGCTGGCACTCCCAGCTTTGGCCAGCACTATGGGCTCAGCAGGGTGAGCCAGCCCTCCAACACCAAGAGCTCTCCAAACAGCCCGGAGGACACGAGGAGCAAACTCAGCACCCTGCTGCCCAGTGAGATGAACAGGGTCTCCAGCCCCTCTGTCAGGAATGGGAAGTTGGAAGAGGCTGATTGGCGCTGTGTGGAGCTGCAGATGGCAGCTTCAGCAAAGCAGGCAAGATGCAATGAGTACTATGGCCCCTGTCCTGAAAGCGAAGCACAAATAAGGGTGGCTCAGCTGCCAAGGAGCAAAAGTACATTCCAGCTGGGAGGGGAGCCTGAGAAAGAAGTCCTCTGGAAGGACAACATCCAGGACACCCATGGGTCACAGCTGGACACACCATTCAACAGGGCCTACAGGAACAGCATTAAAGATGCACAGTCCCGAGTGCTGAGGGCCACCTCCTTCCGGCGCATCAGCCCCCCGTTTGCCAATATGCCCAAGAGGGCGATCCAGAGGCCTGCCTCGGCTCATGTGGGTATGAGGAGCATGGCAGCGTCTCCCCACACCCCAAAGGAGAGACACAGCGTCACGCCAACGGAAGGCAGCCTCTCTGCCCTGGACTACTCCAGGACACCGCACATCTTGCGCATCGGGGGCCGAAAGCGGctgacagcagaacagaagaagCGGTCTTACTCAGAGCCAGAGAAGATGAACGAGGTGGGCATCTCTGATGGGGAGCCATCACCTTTCTCCTTCCAGAAGAAAGGCCTCCATTTTGTCTTCCCAGAGAACACGGTGGCTGATAGGCGTAAGATCTTTGAAAGGGATGGCAAAGCTTCTTCCACAGTCAACCTCTCTAAGCCAGAGCTCAAGCAACTCCAGCAGAATGCCCTCGCCGACTACATCGAGCGCAAAATGGGCAAACGACCATCCTCGCAGGACattgggctgctcagggagcgATCCCACAGCTCCTACCTGCAAGCAGGTGGCCAGGACAGCCAGAGCCTTTCCTCTGCCTCCAGCATGAATTCTCTCCAGGATCAGAACCTCTTCCGCCGGAGAGAGTCCATTGAGCGGGTAGCCAGGACAGGGCGGGTGTCTTCCACCCTTCCTCCTGGGCTGACAGGCTGCTTTGATGCGAGTgtggaggagcagaagaaaggacACCGGGACAGCACAATCATGAGCAGACTGAAAACAGACAGGTGTCGGGATTACAGAGCCAAAATGGAGCTCACCAAAGGCACGCAGACAGATCCTCTGTGCCCACAGGGCCAACCTTGTTAtgggaagaaggagaggagctCTGAAGCACCCAGGAAATCTGGGAAATCAGTGTCTGTGGAAGACTTGCTTGATAGATATGACAATCAGCAAAGGAATGCATGTGTCCCTGTGCACACACGTTCCAGATCGTCCCCCACAGCGGATAAAAAACACCAG GACctgctgagaaaagaaagcagtgaatttGGTGCCATGGTGAGAGATCCTTTCTATGTAATCAGCGCAGGAGCCAG GTCTTTCagcaagcaagaaagaagacactcagaaaaaatgacatttacaAGTTATTATCCCCATCCACGCCACATCAGTGAGATTGGCACTGGGTCCTCCACACCGACGGAGAACCATAAGGTCTCAGAACTTTCCAGACAAGAGAGCAGGAGTTCTGCATTTGTTCCGTCTCCAACAGAGGCAAGGAGTCACTATCCTGAGCAAAAACAAGGCTTTAAATCCACGTTCCTCATTCCTCCTGCATTTAGCCAGTCCTCCCCTAGTACAGCCGCCCAGACTCCCTCTGACTTGCAGGCCGCAGGTGATGGCCAGGCTCTGAGGCAGCACCATGCCAAACAAGATGCTTTTGCTCCAGGGGGCAGCAGTACTACTCAGGCACAGTCTGTGGATGCCGTTCAGGATAGGTCCCTCGAGGCTCCTGCAGAGGAGGTCGCgtgcaggaggaaagcagggctgctgcaaAGATCCCTCCCACCCAGAGTGATGTGGGCTCACTCAGTCAAAGACAACAGCTTGCCACATAGCATGGTGCCTCCTCCAGCAGAAGGGCCAAAGTTCTCTCAGAGGTGGCAGTCCCTTCCgacacagagcagcacttccTCTGACCCAGAGACTCCTTCTCCCCAGGTGACAACTCACCTCCGGATCTCAGAGTCGTGCCTGCAGCTCACGCCTCCGCCATTGCTGCAGGATGATGAAGACGATGAGGTGTTCATCATGCCTTCCCAGcctgctgtcactgctccaGCCTTCTCACCCCCACTGCCACCCCATCCTCTTCCTGAGCAGGGCTCTTGCACTTCTGTGAATGGCACGGAGGAAttcccacctcctcccccaCCAACTGCACTTGAGGAATATGGGGCAGCTGGCGACAAATCCACCAGGCTCACAGAGGACAAAGTGAG cagcttcaaaagcttttccaaaGCCCTGGCCAAGAGGGAGATAACAGGGTTGGGCACGAATATCAGTGAAAATAATTGGTCCTTCTCACCATCTTTATCAAAGAGGACTAATTCTTCACCTGCTGTGGATAAGCAGCACCGATCAGCTACTTCTTCTGAAAGGCCTCAGAGCTCTAATGGAGAACCCGTGACTCAATCTGAGGGCAACAACAGAGAACCAGCAGATATCACCAGAGACTCAGAAAATGGCAGTGCAGACCCTGGGACACTCAACACATGTCCtccagtgaaaacaaagaaaaaaagcccagagGATATTAAGTCAGAGGCTTTAGCAAAAGAGATTGTCCATAAAGACAAGTCTCTGGCTGACATCCTGGATCCTGACTCCAAAATGAAGACAACCATGGACTTAATGGAAGGGCTTTTCCCCAGTGGAACCAGCTTCCTGAAGGAGAACAACATGAAAAGGAAGATGACACAGAAGAAAGCTAGCAGGCCAGTAGCAGAAGATAACAT gaaagaagaaaaggaagcacCTGTAACTCTGGTCACCTGCCCTGCTTATTATAATGTTTCAGCACCCAAAGCAGAACTACTGAATAAAATCAAAGACTTGCCAGAAGAAGTAGGGGAGGAGGAAGACCTGCTGGACATCAACGAGAAGAAG GCTGAGCTCATCGGGAGCTTGACCCACAAACTGGAAGTCCTGAAGGAAGCAAAGGAAGGCTTACTTGCAGACATCAAAATGAATAATGCTCTTGGAGAGGAGGTGGAGCTGTTGATCAGCGAGCTATGCAAACCAAACGAGTTTGACAAATACAAGATGTTCATCGGCGATTTGGATAAGGTGGTGAacctcttgctttctctctcagGACGCCTGGCCCGGGTAGAGAATGTTCTCAGTAGCCTAGGAGAAAATGCCAACAGTGAAGAGCGG AGCTCTCTGAATGAGAAGAGGAAACTGCTGGCTGGCCAGCATGAAGATGCCCGGGAACTGAAGGAAAACCTTGACCGTCGAGAACGGGTGGTTTTGGAGATCCTGGGCAACTACTTCTCTGAGGAACAGCTCCAGGACTATCAGCACTTTGTAAAGATGAAGTCTGCGCTCCTCATAGAGCAGCGAGAGCTAGATGATAAAATCAAACTGGGTCAGGAGCAGCTCAAGTGCCTGATGGAAAGCCTCCCCACAGACTTCACGCCCAGGgatgcaacagcagcagctgccctcGCTGCAGCACTTGCTACCTCTGCTGGAGTCAATGGTAAAACACTTCCAGCAGTCTCATCCTCGCTCTAA